In the Brassica napus cultivar Da-Ae chromosome A7, Da-Ae, whole genome shotgun sequence genome, one interval contains:
- the LOC106376457 gene encoding uncharacterized protein LOC106376457, with translation MSLRIKLVVDKFVEELKQALDADIQDRIMKEREMQSYIEEREREVAEREAAWKAELSRRETEIARQEARLKMERENLEKEKSVLMGTASNQDNQDGALEITVSGEKYRCLRFSKAKK, from the exons ATGTCTCTGAGGATAAAATTAGTGGTGGATAAGTTTGTGGAGGAGCTGAAGCAAGCTCTTGACGCGGATATACAAGATCGGATCATGAAGGAGAGGGAGATGCAGAGCTATATCGAAGAGCGAGAGCGCGAAGTCGCTGAGCGAGAAGCCGCCTGGAAAGCCGAGCTCTCTCGCCGTGAG ACGGAGATTGCGAGGCAGGAAGCGAGGTTGAAGATGGAGAGAGAGAAtctggagaaggagaagagcgTTCTCATGGGGACCGCCTCGAATCAGGATAACCAAGACGGAGCTCTCGAGATTACTGTGAGTGGTGAGAAGTATCGGTGTCTTAGATTCTCCAAGGCCAAGAAATGA
- the LOC106376449 gene encoding uncharacterized protein LOC106376449, with the protein MSSSIMKTLQIRKPASLPVSSTTTADNNEPGLLRRRLSSLSLNLSRNQSSTDDLHRSKSVSATGEQRGSGSVKEWWEWSWSLILLKKLPVFFTDLEFNENQTKSSLGNQQRGSFAQVFFRLRSEIRRLLRTSSSDSLPLSCNR; encoded by the coding sequence aTGAGCTCCTCAATCATGAAAACCCTTCAGATTCGTAAACCCGCTTCTCTCCCCGTGtcttccaccaccaccgccgATAATAACGAACCGGGTCTTCTCCGCCGTCGTCTCTCTTCCCTCTCCTTGAATCTCTCTCGTAACCAGTCTTCCACCGATGATTTACACAGATCCAAATCTGTCTCTGCCACGGGAGAGCAGAGAGGTAGTGGCTCTGTGAAAGAATGGTGGGAATGGAGTTGGTCATTGATTCTCCTGAAGAAACTACCAGTCTTCTTCACGGATCTTGAGTTTAACGAGAACCAAACCAAGTCATCGTTGGGGAATCAACAGAGAGGCAGCTTTGCTCAAGTGTTCTTCAGGCTCCGATCTGAGATCCGCCGTCTCCTCCGTACTTCATCCTCcgactctctccctctctcctgCAATCGATGA
- the LOC106447160 gene encoding homoserine kinase: MATLCFHSPSKPISYFHPKSKPSPPLFSKVSVFRCKASVQTLVSVEPEPVFTSVKTFAPATVANLGPGFDFLGCAVDGLGDHVTLRVDPSVRAGEVLISEITGTTAKLSTNPLRNCAGIAAIATMKMLGIRSVGLSLDLHKGLPLGSGLGSSAASAAAAAVAVNEIFGRKLVREDLVLAGLESEAKVSGYHADNIAPAIMGGFVLIRNYEPLDLKPLRFPEDKELFFVLVSPEFEAPTKKMRAALPTEIPMVHHVWNSSQAAALVAAVLEGDAVMLGKALSSDKVVEPTRAPLIPGMEAVKKAALEAGAFGCTISGAGPTAVAVIDAAEKGEEIGEKMVEAFMRVGNLKSVACVKKLDKVGARLVSSVSR; this comes from the coding sequence ATGGCAACACTCTGCTTCCACTCTCCCTCCAAACCCATTTCATATTTCCACCCCAAATCGAAACCCTCTCCACCGTTATTCTCCAAAGTCTCCGTCTTTAGATGCAAAGCCTCCGTACAAACCCTCGTCTCCGTCGAGCCGGAGCCCGTTTTCACCTCCGTCAAGACTTTCGCTCCCGCCACCGTCGCTAATCTCGGCCCAGGCTTCGACTTCTTAGGCTGCGCCGTCGACGGCCTCGGAGACCACGTCACTCTCCGCGTAGATCCCTCCGTTCGCGCCGGCGAGGTCCTAATCTCAGAGATCACCGGAACCACCGCAAAACTCAGCACAAACCCTCTCCGAAACTGCGCCGGAATCGCTGCGATTGCGACGATGAAGATGTTAGGGATTAGATCGGTTGGGTTGTCGTTGGATTTGCATAAAGGTCTTCCTTTGGGGAGCGGTTTGGGTTCGAGCGCTGCTAGTGCCGCCGCAGCTGCTGTAGCGGTTAACGAGATCTTCGGTCGGAAGTTAGTTAGAGAAGATTTGGTTTTAGCCGGTTTGGAGTCTGAAGCTAAAGTGTCCGGTTACCACGCGGATAACATCGCTCCTGCGATCATGGGAGGGTTTGTTTTGATTAGAAACTACGAACCGCTTGATCTTAAACCGTTGAGGTTCCCGGAGGATAAAGAGCTTTTCTTTGTCTTGGTGAGTCCTGAGTTCGAAGCTCCGACCAAGAAGATGAGAGCTGCATTGCCTACAGAGATTCCGATGGTTCACCATGTTTGGAACAGCAGCCAAGCGGCTGCTTTGGTGGCCGCGGTGCTGGAAGGAGACGCGGTGATGCTAGGGAAGGCTTTGTCGTCTGATAAAGTTGTGGAGCCGACGAGGGCTCCGTTGATTCCGGGGATGGAAGCTGTGAAGAAGGCGGCGTTGGAAGCTGGGGCGTTTGGATGTACGATTAGTGGAGCTGGACCAACGGCGGTTGCGGTGATTGATGCGGCGGAGAAGGGAGAGGAGATTGGGGAGAAGATGGTGGAGGCTTTTATGAGGGTTGGGAACTTGAAGTCTGTTGCTtgtgtgaagaagcttgataaGGTTGGTGCTAGGCTTGTTAGTAGCGTCTCCAGGTGA
- the LOC106430764 gene encoding glutamate receptor 3.1 isoform X1 — MNCVLLGFIVLGAFLGLLSEGASTSRPRVIKVGAIFGLNTMYGHTASLAFKAAEEDVNSDPSFLGGSKLRIMISDAQRSGFLSIMGALQFMETDVVAIIGPQTSIMAHVLSHLANELTVPMLSFTALDPTLSPLQFPFFVQTAPNDLFLMRAIAEMITYYGWSDVVALYNDDDNSRNGVTALGDELEERRCKISYKAVLPLDVVITSPAEIIEELTKIRGMESRIIVVNTFPNTGKMIFEEAKKLGMMEKGYVWIATTWLSSLVDSDFPLDLKSLNGVLTLRLHTPDSRKKRDFAARWKKNKTIGLNVYGLYAYDTVWIIAQAVKSFLEAGGNLTFSHDAKLSNLKGEALNLSALSRFDEGPQLLDYIMRTKMSGLTGPVQFHRDRSMVQPSYDIINVVDGRFRQIGYWSNHSGLSVVPPESFYNKPSNRSSSNQHLNSVTWPGGTSVTPRGWVFPNNGKLLRIGVPNRASFKDFVSRVNGSSSHKVQGYCIDVFEAAVKLLSYPVPHEFIFFGDGLQNPNYNDLVNKVANGVDFDAAVGDIAIVTKRTRIVDYTQPYIESGLVVVAPVTALNENPWAFLRPFTPPMWAVTASFFMVVGAVIWILEHRTNDEFRGPPRRQIITILWFTFSTMFFSHMQQLNSPIKGVDTLISSSGRIGFQVGSFAENYMIDELNIARSRLVALGSPQEYAIALQNGTVAAIVDERPYVDLFLSDYCKFAIRGQEFTRCGWGFAFPRDSPLAVDMSTAILGLSETGELQRIHDRWLSKSNCSSPHGSQSGDSEQLNVHSFWGMFLVCGIACLVALFIHFVKVVRNFIKHKPEEEEKDIPSPESSRLKKLQTFLAYIDEKEEESKRRFKRKRSSLSMNANSSISSRQI; from the exons ATGAATTGTGTTCTGTTGGGCTTTATTGTTCTTGGTGCTTTTCTTGGTTTACTTTCAGAGGGAGCTTCTACGTCTAGGCCTCGTGTTATTAAAGTAGGTGCTATATTCGGTTTAAACACCATGTACGGCCATACTGCAAGTCTTGCTTTCAAAGCTGCTGAGGAAGATGTCAACTCTGATCCTAGCTTCCTCGGTGGATCAAAGCTCCGTATTATGATCAGTGATGCTCAACGCAGTGGTTTCCTTAGCATCATGGGAG CATTGCAGTTCATGGAGACTGATGTAGTGGCTATAATTGGTCCACAGACATCAATCATGGCTCATGTCCTGTCTCATCTTGCTAACGAGCTTACTGTTCCTATGTTGTCATTCACGGCTCTTGACCCTACCCTCTCTCCACTCCAGTTCCCTTTCTTTGTCCAAACAGCACCTAACGATCTCTTCCTGATGCGCGCCATTGCAGAGATGATCACATACTACGGCTGGTCGGATGTAGTGGCGTTATATAACGATGATGACAACAGCAGAAACGGTGTTACCGCGTTAGGCGATGAGCTTGAAGAGAGGCGTTGTAAGATTTCTTACAAGGCGGTGCTTCCACTGGACGTTGTGATTACTAGTCCAGCTGAGATCATAGAGGAGCTGACTAAGATCCGAGGAATGGAGTCTCGGATCATCGTTGTGAACACTTTCCCAAATACAGGCAAAATGATCTTCGAGGAAGCAAAGAAACTTGGGATGATGGAGAAAGGCTATGTTTGGATAGCTACAACTTGGCTGTCTTCTCTAGTAGACTCAGATTTCCCTCTGGATCTTAAATCTCTCAATGGAGTTCTGACACTACGTCTTCACACTCCTGAttcaagaaagaaaagagactTTGCGGCACGGTGGAAGAAGAACAAGACTATTGGGTTGAATGTCTATGGTTTGTATGCTTATGATACTGTCTGGATCATTGCACAAGCTGTGAAGTCATTTCTGGAAGCTGGAGGTAATCTAACCTTCTCTCATGATGCAAAGTTAAGCAACCTTAAAGGCGAAGCGTTGAATCTAAGTGCGTTGAGCAGATTTGATGAAGGACCACAGCTTCTTGATTACATTATGCGTACAAAGATGTCTGGTCTAACAGGTCCGGTTCAGTTTCATCGAGACAGATCAATGGTACAGCCTTCATATGATATTATCAACGTGGTCGATGGCCGTTTTCGCCAAATAGGTTACTGGTCTAACCATTCTGGTCTTTCTGTTGTGCCTCCTgaatcgttttataacaaaccTTCTAACCGTTCTAGCTCAAACCAGCATCTGAACTCTGTAACTTGGCCTGGAGGGACATCGGTTACGCCTCGTGGATGGGTTTTTCCTAACAACGGGAAGCTGTTGAGGATCGGTGTTCCGAATAGAGCAAGCTTCAAGGACTTTGTGTCGAGGGTCAACGGAAGCAGCAGCCACAAAGTGCAAGGGTATTGCATCGATGTGTTTGAAGCTGCGGTGAAACTGCTTTCATATCCGGTTCCTCACGAGTTCATCTTCTTCGGAGACGGTCTCCAGAATCCAAACTACAATGATCTTGTCAACAAGGTCGCCAATGGGGTTGACTTCGATGCTGCTGTAGGAGATATAGCCATTGTCACAAAACGAACAAGGATTGTGGATTATACTCAGCCTTACATTGAGTCAGGCCTTGTTGTGGTTGCTCCTGTGACAGCGCTTAACGAAAATCCTTGGGCCTTCTTACGCCCTTTCACTCCTCCTATGTGGGCTGTAACAGCTTCTTTTTTCATGGTCGTTGGAGCTGTGATATGGATTCTTGAACACCGGACAAACGATGAGTTTCGAGGTCCTCCAAGGAGACAAATCATTACCATTCTCTG GTTCACATTCTCGACCATGTTTTTCTCTCACA TGCAACAGCTAAATTCACCTATAAAAGGAGTAGATACACTCATCAGCAGCAGTGGTCGTATTGGCTTCCAGGTTGGTTCATTTGCTGAAAACTACATGATTGATGAGCTCAACATCGCCAGATCAAGACTTGTGGCTCTCGGCTCCCCTCAAGAGTACGCTATTGCGCTTCAGAATGGTACTGTTGCTGCAATAGTTGATGAACGTCCTTATGTTGATCTCTTTCTCTCAGACTACTGTAAGTTTGCCATCAGAGGTCAAGAGTTCACCAGATGCGGTTGGGGATTT GCATTCCCAAGAGACTCTCCTTTAGCAGTGGACATGTCAACAGCAATTCTTGGTCTATCTGAAACTGGGGAGCTTCAGAGGATCCATGACAGATGGCTTTCCAAATCTAACTGCAGCAGCCCGCACGGGTCTCAGTCAGGTGACTCAGAACAGCTCAACGTGCACAGCTTCTGGGGGATGTTCCTTGTCTGTGGTATCGCTTGTCTTGTAGCTCTCTTTATCCACTTTGTCAAGGTAGTCCGCAACTTCATCAAACACAagccagaagaagaagaaaaggataTACCTTCACCAGAGAGTTCTCGTTTGAAAAAGCTGCAGACTTTTCTAGCTTATATTGACGAAAAGGAAGAGGAATCCAAGAGAAGGTTTAAGCGCAAACGAAGCAGTCTTTCTATGAATGCAAATAGTAGTATCTCATCTagacaaatatga
- the LOC106430764 gene encoding glutamate receptor 3.1 precursor (The RefSeq protein has 8 substitutions compared to this genomic sequence), whose translation MNCVLWGFIVLGAFLGLLSEGASTSRPRVIKVGAIFGLNTMYGHTASLAFKAAEEDVNSDPSFLGGSKLRIMISDAQRSGFLSIMGALQFMETDVVAIIGLQTSIMAHVLSHLANELTVPMLSFTALDPTLSPLQFPFFVQTAPNDLFLMRAIAEMITYYGWSDVVVLYNDDDNSRNGVTALGDELEERRCKISYKAVLPLDVVITSPAEIIEELTKIRGMESRIIVVNTFPNTGKMIFEEAKKLGMMEKGYVWIATTWLSSLVDSDFPLDLKSLNGVLTLRLHTPDPRKKRDFAARWKKNKTIGLNVYGLYAYDTVWIIAQAVKSFLEAGGNLTFSHDAKLSNLKGEALNLSALSRFDEGPQLLDYIMRTKMSGLTGPVQFHRDRSMVQPSYDIINVVDGGFRQIGYWSNHSGLSVVPPESFYNKPSNRSSSNQHLNSVTWPGGTSVTPRGWVFPNNGKLLRIGVPNRASFKDFVSRVNGSSSHKVQGYCIDVFEAAVKLLSYPVPHEFIFFGDGLQNPNYNDLVNKVATGVDFDAAVGDIAIVTKRTRIVDYTQPYIESGLVVVAPVTALNENPWAFLRPFTPPMWAVTASFFMVVGAVIWILEHRTNDEFRGPPRRQIITILWFTFSTMFFSHRENTTSTLGRMVLLIWLFVVLIITSSYTASLTSMLTVQQLNSPIKGVDTLISSSGRIGFQVGSFAENYMIDELNIARSRLVALGSPQEYATALQNGTVAAIVDERPYVDLFLSDYCKFAIRGQEFTRCGWGFAFPRDSPLAVDMSTAILGLSETGELQRIHDRWLSKSNCSSPHGSQSGDSEQLNVHSFWGMFLVCGIACFVALFIHFVKVVRNFIKHKPEEEEKDIPSPESSRLKKLQTFLAYIDEKEEESKRRFKRKRSSLSMNANSSISSRQI comes from the exons ATGAATTGTGTTCTGTTGGGCTTTATTGTTCTTGGTGCTTTTCTTGGTTTACTTTCAGAGGGAGCTTCTACGTCTAGGCCTCGTGTTATTAAAGTAGGTGCTATATTCGGTTTAAACACCATGTACGGCCATACTGCAAGTCTTGCTTTCAAAGCTGCTGAGGAAGATGTCAACTCTGATCCTAGCTTCCTCGGTGGATCAAAGCTCCGTATTATGATCAGTGATGCTCAACGCAGTGGTTTCCTTAGCATCATGGGAG CATTGCAGTTCATGGAGACTGATGTAGTGGCTATAATTGGTCCACAGACATCAATCATGGCTCATGTCCTGTCTCATCTTGCTAACGAGCTTACTGTTCCTATGTTGTCATTCACGGCTCTTGACCCTACCCTCTCTCCACTCCAGTTCCCTTTCTTTGTCCAAACAGCACCTAACGATCTCTTCCTGATGCGCGCCATTGCAGAGATGATCACATACTACGGCTGGTCGGATGTAGTGGCGTTATATAACGATGATGACAACAGCAGAAACGGTGTTACCGCGTTAGGCGATGAGCTTGAAGAGAGGCGTTGTAAGATTTCTTACAAGGCGGTGCTTCCACTGGACGTTGTGATTACTAGTCCAGCTGAGATCATAGAGGAGCTGACTAAGATCCGAGGAATGGAGTCTCGGATCATCGTTGTGAACACTTTCCCAAATACAGGCAAAATGATCTTCGAGGAAGCAAAGAAACTTGGGATGATGGAGAAAGGCTATGTTTGGATAGCTACAACTTGGCTGTCTTCTCTAGTAGACTCAGATTTCCCTCTGGATCTTAAATCTCTCAATGGAGTTCTGACACTACGTCTTCACACTCCTGAttcaagaaagaaaagagactTTGCGGCACGGTGGAAGAAGAACAAGACTATTGGGTTGAATGTCTATGGTTTGTATGCTTATGATACTGTCTGGATCATTGCACAAGCTGTGAAGTCATTTCTGGAAGCTGGAGGTAATCTAACCTTCTCTCATGATGCAAAGTTAAGCAACCTTAAAGGCGAAGCGTTGAATCTAAGTGCGTTGAGCAGATTTGATGAAGGACCACAGCTTCTTGATTACATTATGCGTACAAAGATGTCTGGTCTAACAGGTCCGGTTCAGTTTCATCGAGACAGATCAATGGTACAGCCTTCATATGATATTATCAACGTGGTCGATGGCCGTTTTCGCCAAATAGGTTACTGGTCTAACCATTCTGGTCTTTCTGTTGTGCCTCCTgaatcgttttataacaaaccTTCTAACCGTTCTAGCTCAAACCAGCATCTGAACTCTGTAACTTGGCCTGGAGGGACATCGGTTACGCCTCGTGGATGGGTTTTTCCTAACAACGGGAAGCTGTTGAGGATCGGTGTTCCGAATAGAGCAAGCTTCAAGGACTTTGTGTCGAGGGTCAACGGAAGCAGCAGCCACAAAGTGCAAGGGTATTGCATCGATGTGTTTGAAGCTGCGGTGAAACTGCTTTCATATCCGGTTCCTCACGAGTTCATCTTCTTCGGAGACGGTCTCCAGAATCCAAACTACAATGATCTTGTCAACAAGGTCGCCAATGGGGTTGACTTCGATGCTGCTGTAGGAGATATAGCCATTGTCACAAAACGAACAAGGATTGTGGATTATACTCAGCCTTACATTGAGTCAGGCCTTGTTGTGGTTGCTCCTGTGACAGCGCTTAACGAAAATCCTTGGGCCTTCTTACGCCCTTTCACTCCTCCTATGTGGGCTGTAACAGCTTCTTTTTTCATGGTCGTTGGAGCTGTGATATGGATTCTTGAACACCGGACAAACGATGAGTTTCGAGGTCCTCCAAGGAGACAAATCATTACCATTCTCTG GTTCACATTCTCGACCATGTTTTTCTCTCACA GAGAGAATACAACGAGCACTCTTGGTCGCATGGTGCTGCTGATATGGCTATTTGTGGTTCTAATCATTACATCTAGCTACACTGCGAGTCTGACATCGATGCTTACAGTGCAACAGCTAAATTCACCTATAAAAGGAGTAGATACACTCATCAGCAGCAGTGGTCGTATTGGCTTCCAGGTTGGTTCATTTGCTGAAAACTACATGATTGATGAGCTCAACATCGCCAGATCAAGACTTGTGGCTCTCGGCTCCCCTCAAGAGTACGCTATTGCGCTTCAGAATGGTACTGTTGCTGCAATAGTTGATGAACGTCCTTATGTTGATCTCTTTCTCTCAGACTACTGTAAGTTTGCCATCAGAGGTCAAGAGTTCACCAGATGCGGTTGGGGATTT GCATTCCCAAGAGACTCTCCTTTAGCAGTGGACATGTCAACAGCAATTCTTGGTCTATCTGAAACTGGGGAGCTTCAGAGGATCCATGACAGATGGCTTTCCAAATCTAACTGCAGCAGCCCGCACGGGTCTCAGTCAGGTGACTCAGAACAGCTCAACGTGCACAGCTTCTGGGGGATGTTCCTTGTCTGTGGTATCGCTTGTCTTGTAGCTCTCTTTATCCACTTTGTCAAGGTAGTCCGCAACTTCATCAAACACAagccagaagaagaagaaaaggataTACCTTCACCAGAGAGTTCTCGTTTGAAAAAGCTGCAGACTTTTCTAGCTTATATTGACGAAAAGGAAGAGGAATCCAAGAGAAGGTTTAAGCGCAAACGAAGCAGTCTTTCTATGAATGCAAATAGTAGTATCTCATCTagacaaatatga
- the LOC106430776 gene encoding protein NUCLEOLAR COMPLEX ASSOCIATED 4: MASILSKNQKKKQDYTLKELKSLGSDLLSSRAHIKNLPLLLSFISPESPPQFVVESLLSLQSFFTPLLSQLPSTSSSSSTKRPRSEEDDDDTSNKKTDEDPEVIFNAWLRSKLDEFVKLLLDVLVSQQSEDTLRDIVLGTLMEFVKLLNAGRFHSSIFHRILNAIIHSAVDIDVFLDILTSKYVKYIDVRYFTYISMEKFVKTLEASAVVSADRTVIEHSETENESKDSLELSIRKIYQVLSPIPPPQKQAEKSDHEMWSGSDESSSSSEKPKDKKKKNKDQDSSLLSPTTIAKRMKLKFTKAWISFLRLPLPLDVYKEVLASIHQTVIPHLSNPAMLCDFLTKSYDIGGVVSVMALSSLFILMTEHGLEYPNFYEKLYALLVPSVFVAKHRARFLQLLDACLRSSLLPAYLAASFTKKLSRLSLSVPPSGSLVITALIYNLLRRHPTINHLVHQETVETANEANSEAEESNECRPKTNKNLGIDYFNNQESDLKKTGAMRSSLWEIDTLRHHYCPPVSRFVSSLETDLTVRAKTTEMKIEDFSSGSYATIFGDEIRRRVKQVPLAFYKAVPTSLFEDSDFPGWTFNIPQEEGKC; this comes from the exons ATGGCGTCGATACTCTCAAAGAAccaaaagaagaaacaagactACACCTTGAAAGAGCTCAAGTCACTAGGCAGCGACCTACTCTCATCTCGAGCTCACATCAAGAACCTCCCTCTCCTTCTCTCCTTCATCTCGCCAGAATCTCCGCCGCAGTTCGTGGTGGAATCCCTCCTCTCACTCCAGTCCTTCTtcactcctcttctctctcaGCTTCcctccacttcttcttcttcttcaacgaaACGACCTCGTTCCGAAGAAGACGACGATGATACTTCAAACAAGAAGACAGATGAAGACCCTGAAGTCATCTTCAACGCTTGGCTAAGATCGAAGCTTGACGAGTTCGTGAAGCTTCTACTTGATGTTCTTGTCTCTCAACAGTCTGAAGACACTCTAAGG GATATAGTTTTGGGCACATTAATGGAGTTTGTAAAGCTTCTGAATGCGGGAAGGTTTCACTCTTCCATCTTCCACAGAATACTTAATGCTATT ATTCACTCTGCAGTTGATATTGACGTATTCTTGGATATACTTACCTCAAAGTACGTCAAGTACATTGACGTCCG CTATTTTACATACATCAGCATGGAGAAGTTTGTGAAAACACTTGAAGCATCAGCAGTTGTGTCTG CTGATAGAACCGTGATAGAACATAGTGAGACTGAGAATGAATCGAAAGACAG CCTGGAACTCTCTATTCGCAAGATCTATCAAGTTTTATCTCCAATTCCACCACCTCAAAAACAAGCTGAAAAGTCTGACCACGAGATGTGGAGTGGTTCAG ATgaaagtagtagtagtagtgaGAAACCGAAagataagaagaaaaagaataaagaTCAAGACAGCAGT CTTCTTTCTCCGACTACAATTGCCAAGAGGATGAAGCTGAAGTTCACAAAAGCATGGATCTCATTTCTCAGACTGCCTCTTCCCCTTGACGTTTACAAGGAG GTTCTTGCTAGTATTCACCAGACAGTCATTCCCCATCTGTCTAATCCTGCAATGTTATG CGACTTCCTAACAAAATCATATGACATTGGGGGAGTTGTCAGTGTGATGGCTCTAAGCAGCCTCTTCATCCTCATGACGGAACATGGTTTGGAATATCCCAACTTTTATGAAAAACTCTATGCGTTACTGGTCCCTTCGGTCTTTGTGGCAAAGCATCGAGCAAGGTTTCTTCAG CTTCTTGATGCTTGCCTTAGGTCATCATTGCTCCCAGCATATCTGGCAGCTTCATTCACAAAGAAACTAAGCAGATTGTCACTTTCTGTTCCTCCTTCGGGATCGTTGGTCATTACGGCTCTGATCTACAACCTCTTGCGAAGACACCCTACAATCAACCATCTTGTGCATCAG GAAACCGTTGAAACCGCCAACGAAGCCAATTCAGAAGCTGAGGAATCCAATGAGTGCCGACCAAAGACCAACAAAAATCTTGGTATTGACTATTTCAACAACCAGGAAAGTGATCTCAAGAAAACTGGTGCCATGA GGAGTTCCCTTTGGGAGATTGACACTTTGCGTCACCATTACTGCCCACCAGTCTCAAG GTTTGTTTCATCGTTGGAAACTGATCTAACCGTCAGAGCGAAAACCACCGAAATGAAAATAGAAGATTTCAGCTCTGGTTCATATGCCACCATCTTCGGAGACGAG ATTCGGAGAAGGGTAAAACAAGTTCCATTAGCCTTCTACAAAGCGGTTCCAACATCTCTGTTTGAGGATTCAGATTTTCCAGGGTGGACGTTCAACATTCCTCAAGAGGAGGGAAAATGCTGA